A DNA window from Streptomyces parvus contains the following coding sequences:
- a CDS encoding peptidase, which yields MPPTSGARPRDGRTLAALGLAAGITVPAALLGGPQAAALQPAPVPPSSASAADLRAPVAAVRAADADDEQPVCGDPKAKDFPIETRIQDAPDRYASGGGYGTWFLDLTNTTDTSCQALHPVLVLADRDRRLTSDQIQLEFSEPGSPAKEHRVTWESTDRDEQIGVFGDPFPGFTVPAGETVSVRVRMAFTSDTAPGPVTAHAAVVQRHHQGRGKGGGREDGEWVGESEDYPFVIVDGATGGIREPDGPRTERPDPERTAPGTGTRTEHPDPERTAPGTGTERPGHPDGPRTDSGTGRDPAPRGDVSPRPPTRPDAGEGDGDDRGEESPGLPARDGLGRPLPELARTGPASTAWAGAAAGALLLAGTVLLRYARRARRNA from the coding sequence ATGCCCCCCACCTCCGGCGCACGGCCACGTGACGGCCGTACGCTCGCCGCCCTCGGGCTGGCCGCCGGGATCACGGTGCCCGCCGCACTCCTGGGCGGCCCGCAGGCCGCCGCCCTGCAACCCGCACCCGTGCCCCCCTCCTCAGCCTCAGCCGCAGACTTACGCGCCCCGGTCGCAGCCGTACGCGCCGCCGACGCGGACGACGAGCAGCCCGTGTGCGGCGACCCGAAGGCCAAGGACTTCCCCATCGAGACCCGGATCCAGGACGCCCCGGACCGGTACGCCTCCGGCGGCGGCTACGGCACCTGGTTCCTCGACCTCACCAACACCACCGACACGTCCTGCCAGGCCCTGCACCCGGTCCTCGTGCTCGCCGACCGCGACCGCAGGCTGACGTCGGACCAGATCCAGCTGGAGTTCTCCGAACCCGGCAGCCCGGCGAAGGAGCACCGGGTCACCTGGGAGAGCACCGACCGCGACGAGCAGATCGGCGTCTTCGGCGACCCGTTCCCCGGCTTCACCGTCCCCGCCGGGGAGACCGTCTCCGTACGCGTCCGGATGGCCTTCACCTCCGACACCGCCCCCGGCCCGGTCACCGCCCACGCGGCTGTCGTCCAACGCCACCACCAGGGCAGGGGGAAGGGCGGCGGGCGCGAGGACGGTGAGTGGGTGGGGGAGTCGGAGGACTACCCCTTCGTGATCGTCGACGGGGCCACGGGCGGCATCCGCGAGCCGGACGGTCCCCGGACCGAGCGCCCCGATCCGGAGCGCACCGCCCCGGGTACCGGCACCCGCACCGAACACCCCGATCCGGAACGCACCGCCCCGGGTACCGGCACCGAACGGCCCGGCCATCCCGACGGCCCCCGTACGGACTCCGGTACGGGCCGGGACCCGGCCCCCCGCGGCGACGTGAGCCCCCGCCCGCCCACCCGCCCGGACGCGGGGGAGGGAGACGGGGACGACCGCGGCGAGGAGAGCCCCGGGCTGCCGGCCCGCGACGGACTCGGCCGCCCGCTCCCCGAACTCGCCCGCACCGGGCCGGCGTCGACGGCCTGGGCCGGGGCCGCCGCCGGGGCGCTCCTGCTGGCCGGGACCGTCCTGCTGCGGTACGCCCGCCGGGCCCGCCGCAACGCCTGA
- a CDS encoding ROK family protein, with translation MNGSRTRSQAGVNLPALRHHNATLVLDLLRAAGAEGISRLELAEGTGLTPQAVSKITARLREDGLAVGAGLRPSTGGKPRTVLRLVPDAQFAVGLHLDRDGLTAVLVDLAGRPVAVTTAPLDLGAPAERVLADATDAVRDLSAAEPHKQVLGVGVAVPGPLDHRDGVLHRVTGFPQWDGYPLRAALAERTGLPVVLDKDTNAAALALALGGAGGGDFAYLHLGTGLGAGLVLGGEVHRGARTGAGEFGHQTLQLDGPLCGCGGRGCIEALCLAAEARGDRGEAARVLGTGAANLVGLLDIDRVVLGGRTVAADEDAYVRGVRAVIEERAARGGSGAGVTVTVAGGGDRPVAEGAAQLVLAPVFGRVGERG, from the coding sequence GTGAACGGGAGCCGGACGAGGAGCCAGGCCGGGGTCAACCTGCCGGCCCTGCGCCACCACAACGCCACGCTGGTGCTGGACCTGCTGCGCGCTGCCGGGGCGGAGGGCATCAGCCGGCTGGAACTCGCCGAGGGCACCGGCCTCACCCCGCAGGCCGTCAGCAAGATCACCGCCCGGCTGCGCGAGGACGGGCTCGCCGTCGGCGCGGGCCTGCGCCCCTCCACCGGCGGCAAGCCGCGCACGGTGCTGCGGCTGGTCCCGGACGCCCAGTTCGCCGTCGGCCTGCATCTGGACCGCGACGGGCTCACCGCCGTCCTCGTCGACCTCGCGGGCCGGCCGGTCGCGGTCACCACCGCCCCCCTCGACCTCGGTGCTCCTGCGGAGCGGGTCCTGGCGGACGCGACCGACGCCGTACGGGACCTGAGCGCGGCCGAACCGCACAAGCAGGTCCTCGGGGTGGGCGTCGCGGTGCCCGGGCCGCTCGACCACCGGGACGGCGTGCTGCACCGGGTCACCGGCTTCCCGCAGTGGGACGGATACCCGCTGCGCGCCGCCCTGGCCGAGCGGACCGGCCTGCCGGTGGTCCTGGACAAGGACACGAACGCCGCCGCCCTCGCCCTCGCTCTCGGCGGCGCGGGCGGCGGCGACTTCGCCTACCTCCACCTCGGTACGGGGCTGGGTGCGGGCCTGGTCCTCGGCGGCGAGGTGCACCGCGGGGCGCGGACGGGGGCCGGTGAGTTCGGGCACCAGACCCTCCAGTTGGACGGGCCCCTGTGCGGCTGCGGCGGACGCGGTTGCATCGAGGCCCTGTGCCTGGCCGCCGAGGCGCGTGGCGACCGGGGCGAGGCGGCCCGGGTGCTGGGCACGGGCGCGGCGAACCTGGTCGGCCTCCTCGACATCGACCGGGTGGTCCTGGGCGGCCGGACGGTGGCCGCCGACGAGGACGCGTACGTACGGGGCGTCCGGGCCGTGATCGAGGAACGGGCCGCCCGGGGCGGTTCGGGCGCGGGCGTGACCGTCACGGTCGCCGGGGGCGGGGACCGGCCGGTCGCGGAGGGCGCGGCGCAACTGGTGCTCGCGCCGGTGTTCGGACGGGTGGGGGAACGGGGATAG
- a CDS encoding Gfo/Idh/MocA family oxidoreductase: MTPNASDAPLRVALVGYGLAGSVFHAPLVSSTDGLVLDTVVTSNEERRAEARTAFGDLRFAASPDELWERADELDLVVIASPNKTHVPLATAALKAGLPVVVDKPIAGTAGEARELAALAEERGLLLSVFQNRRWDNDFRTLAALIADGELGEVQRFESRFERWRPQLKGGWRESGDPDEIGGLLYDLGSHVVDQALVLFGPAVQVYAESDVRRPGAAADDDTFIAITHANGVRSHLYVSATTAQLGPRFRVLGSAAGYVKYGLDPQEAALREGLRPAAGRPWGEEVEELWGRIGSGESPLTGGGTPVRTLPGDYPAYYAAVAAAVRGTGDNPVTALQAAAALDVLEAARRSAREGVSVTLLPHHDEEEPRA; encoded by the coding sequence ATGACCCCCAACGCCTCCGACGCCCCTCTCCGCGTCGCCCTCGTCGGCTACGGCCTGGCCGGCTCCGTCTTCCACGCCCCGCTGGTCTCCTCGACCGATGGCCTGGTCCTCGACACGGTCGTCACGTCGAACGAGGAGCGCCGGGCGGAGGCCCGGACCGCGTTCGGCGACCTCCGGTTCGCCGCCTCGCCGGACGAGCTGTGGGAGCGCGCGGACGAGCTGGACCTGGTCGTGATCGCCTCCCCCAACAAGACGCACGTCCCGCTGGCGACGGCCGCGCTGAAGGCCGGACTCCCCGTGGTCGTCGACAAGCCGATCGCCGGGACCGCCGGAGAGGCGCGCGAGCTCGCGGCCCTCGCCGAGGAGCGCGGACTGCTGCTCTCCGTCTTCCAGAACCGCCGCTGGGACAACGACTTCCGCACCCTGGCGGCGCTGATCGCCGACGGCGAGCTGGGCGAGGTGCAGCGCTTCGAGTCCCGGTTCGAGCGCTGGCGGCCGCAGCTGAAGGGCGGCTGGCGCGAGTCGGGCGACCCGGACGAGATCGGCGGCCTGCTGTACGACCTGGGCAGCCATGTCGTCGACCAGGCGCTGGTGCTGTTCGGCCCGGCGGTCCAGGTGTACGCCGAGTCCGACGTACGGCGTCCCGGTGCGGCGGCGGACGACGACACGTTCATCGCGATCACGCACGCGAACGGAGTCCGCTCGCATCTGTACGTCAGCGCCACCACGGCCCAGCTCGGCCCGCGCTTCCGTGTGCTCGGCTCGGCGGCGGGCTATGTGAAGTACGGCCTGGACCCGCAGGAGGCGGCCCTGCGCGAGGGGCTGCGCCCGGCGGCCGGACGGCCGTGGGGCGAGGAGGTGGAGGAGCTGTGGGGCCGCATCGGCTCCGGCGAGTCCCCGCTGACCGGCGGCGGCACCCCCGTCCGAACGCTGCCCGGCGACTACCCCGCCTACTACGCCGCCGTCGCCGCGGCCGTCCGTGGCACCGGCGACAACCCGGTCACCGCACTCCAGGCGGCCGCGGCCCTGGACGTCCTGGAGGCCGCCCGCCGCTCGGCGCGCGAAGGCGTCTCGGTCACCCTTCTCCCCCACCACGACGAAGAGGAGCCGCGCGCATGA
- a CDS encoding heme-degrading domain-containing protein, whose product MTTTSPTVSELIAQEWRLTLPRFSYDDAFALGSLLVELARERHAPVAIDIRRGAQQLFHAALPGSSADNDAWIDRKRKVVERYGESSYLVGSRFRAKGTTFEESSRLDPDTYAAHGGSFPIAVEGAGVIGTVTVSGLPQAEDHAMVVEALERFAATPGT is encoded by the coding sequence ATGACCACCACCTCCCCCACCGTCTCCGAGCTGATCGCCCAGGAGTGGCGGCTCACCCTCCCGCGCTTCTCCTACGACGACGCCTTCGCGCTCGGCAGCCTGCTGGTCGAGCTGGCCCGGGAGCGGCACGCGCCGGTCGCGATCGACATCCGGCGCGGGGCGCAGCAGCTGTTCCACGCGGCGCTGCCGGGTTCGAGTGCGGACAACGACGCGTGGATCGACCGCAAGCGCAAGGTGGTCGAGCGGTACGGCGAGAGTTCGTACCTGGTCGGCTCCCGGTTCCGCGCGAAGGGCACGACGTTCGAGGAATCGTCCCGCCTGGACCCGGACACGTACGCCGCGCACGGCGGTTCGTTCCCGATCGCGGTGGAGGGCGCGGGCGTGATCGGCACGGTCACGGTGTCGGGCCTGCCGCAGGCCGAGGACCACGCGATGGTGGTCGAGGCGCTGGAGCGGTTCGCGGCGACGCCGGGCACCTGA
- a CDS encoding fumarylacetoacetate hydrolase family protein yields MKLLRVGTAGAERPALLDRDGTLRDLSGIVPDIDGELLADASALARVRAAAENPGVLPALDATGLRIGPPLGRIGKIVCIGLNYHDHAAETGAEIPAEPILFFKAPDTVVGPDDTVLVPRGSRKTDWEVELAVVIGRTARYLGSAEEGLAHVAGYATAHDVSEREFQIERGGTWDKGKNCETFNPLGPWLVTADDVDDPQALPLRLWVNGELKQNGTTAEQIFPVGEVVRYLSHFMTLYPGDIINTGTPAGVAMGQPEPKPYLKAGDVVELEVEGLGRQRQELKDA; encoded by the coding sequence TTGAAGCTGCTTCGAGTCGGTACGGCGGGCGCCGAGCGCCCCGCACTTCTCGACCGCGACGGGACTCTGCGTGATCTGTCCGGAATCGTCCCCGACATCGACGGCGAACTGCTCGCCGACGCCTCCGCCCTCGCCCGCGTACGGGCGGCCGCCGAGAACCCCGGTGTGCTGCCCGCCCTGGACGCGACGGGGCTGCGGATCGGTCCGCCGCTGGGCCGCATCGGCAAGATCGTGTGCATCGGGCTGAACTACCACGACCACGCAGCCGAGACGGGTGCGGAGATCCCGGCCGAGCCGATCCTGTTCTTCAAGGCCCCCGACACCGTCGTCGGGCCGGACGACACCGTTCTCGTACCGCGCGGCAGCCGGAAGACCGACTGGGAGGTCGAGCTCGCCGTCGTCATCGGGCGCACCGCCCGCTACCTGGGCTCCGCCGAAGAGGGGCTCGCCCATGTCGCCGGGTACGCCACCGCCCACGACGTCTCCGAGCGCGAGTTCCAGATCGAGCGCGGCGGCACCTGGGACAAGGGCAAGAACTGCGAGACGTTCAACCCGCTGGGCCCCTGGCTGGTCACCGCCGACGACGTGGACGACCCGCAGGCCCTGCCGCTGCGCCTCTGGGTCAACGGCGAGTTGAAACAGAACGGCACCACGGCCGAGCAGATCTTCCCCGTCGGCGAGGTCGTCCGCTACCTCAGCCACTTCATGACCCTCTACCCGGGCGACATCATCAACACCGGTACGCCCGCCGGGGTCGCGATGGGGCAGCCCGAGCCCAAGCCGTATCTGAAGGCGGGCGATGTGGTGGAGCTGGAGGTGGAGGGGCTGGGCCGGCAGCGGCAGGAGCTGAAGGACGCCTAG
- a CDS encoding YidC/Oxa1 family membrane protein insertase — protein sequence MSAFMSAFASLVGSLADLLQPLFQTASTAAAIILFTALVRLAVHPLSRAAARGQKARSRLQPQIAEIRKKHGKNPERMQKAIMELHAAEKVSPLSGCLPSLLQMPAFFLLYHLFSSSSIGGEPNALLSHDLLGAPLGGRWHDALAHGGLFGGQGLVYLGLFAIVAAVATFNYGRTKRQMAANPMTPAGPDGQPVPGMGAMTRLMPLLSFFTLITVAVVPLAAALYVVTTTTWTAVERAWLYRDMPVAGGAMATAA from the coding sequence ATGTCCGCCTTCATGTCCGCTTTCGCGAGCCTGGTCGGCTCCCTCGCCGATCTGCTGCAGCCGCTCTTCCAGACCGCGTCCACCGCCGCCGCGATCATCCTGTTCACCGCGCTCGTCCGGCTCGCCGTCCACCCGCTCTCCCGGGCTGCCGCGCGCGGGCAGAAGGCCCGCAGCCGACTCCAGCCGCAGATCGCCGAGATTCGGAAGAAGCACGGGAAGAATCCGGAGCGCATGCAGAAGGCGATCATGGAACTGCACGCCGCCGAGAAGGTGTCGCCGCTCTCCGGCTGCCTGCCGAGCCTGCTCCAGATGCCCGCGTTCTTCCTGCTCTACCACCTGTTCTCCAGCAGCTCGATCGGCGGCGAGCCCAACGCGCTGCTCAGCCACGACCTGCTCGGCGCACCGCTCGGCGGGCGCTGGCACGACGCGCTCGCGCACGGCGGCCTTTTCGGCGGCCAGGGACTCGTCTACCTGGGGCTCTTCGCGATCGTCGCCGCCGTCGCCACGTTCAACTACGGACGCACCAAGCGGCAGATGGCCGCCAACCCCATGACGCCCGCCGGGCCGGACGGACAGCCCGTTCCCGGTATGGGCGCGATGACCAGGCTCATGCCCCTGCTGTCCTTCTTCACCTTGATCACCGTGGCCGTCGTCCCGCTGGCCGCCGCTCTCTACGTCGTCACCACGACCACCTGGACCGCGGTCGAGCGGGCCTGGCTCTACCGCGACATGCCCGTCGCCGGTGGCGCCATGGCCACCGCGGCGTAA
- a CDS encoding DUF6412 domain-containing protein, whose translation MGGTSQERYEETFRNPEVHIVRDADALRRAFARLFRPAGLLLLFLTEILLAEGGSLSAAVALAATAAAGSALLACAVISARCAPPVPRTRVRTAIRDRERRTAFLPQRDPDARGRTRPRAPGHALLTAAA comes from the coding sequence ATGGGCGGCACTTCACAGGAACGGTACGAGGAAACGTTCAGGAACCCGGAGGTGCACATCGTGCGGGACGCCGACGCCCTGCGCCGCGCCTTCGCCCGGCTGTTCCGGCCCGCCGGACTCCTCCTCCTCTTCCTCACCGAGATCCTCCTCGCCGAGGGCGGCAGCCTCTCCGCCGCCGTCGCGCTCGCCGCCACCGCCGCGGCCGGTTCCGCGCTCCTCGCCTGCGCCGTCATCAGCGCCCGCTGCGCGCCCCCCGTGCCCCGCACCCGGGTCCGTACGGCCATCAGGGACCGGGAGCGGCGCACCGCGTTCCTCCCGCAACGCGACCCCGACGCCCGGGGGCGCACCAGGCCCCGGGCACCCGGGCACGCCCTCCTGACGGCCGCCGCGTAG
- a CDS encoding SEC-C domain-containing protein, whose translation MRPDTPADHTTEAERLLRTAAQYPEDHEPLILQAAAHLELAGDRARASALYDDLLAAPEATVDNPHLIKALKAANLWEYGHEAEARAIIDGIRTAGPLNAAPWQVAAETLEAHDELESAHDFFSTALTLLLAPGEEVPYATQSLLTGRHRVRRLMGLEHDAWDELAGELHTAAVPLDELHDPKRLWSLGSSDPVELKAEIARLRAELGTYRTALSRPFPVAVLHWPENELRELLTAYPALTEEYVDRATHLDRLEASLRDLHATGTPNLGIVTGTVPSYEAFAASEAASPSDPGLLPQYATTLAARGRAIPWPPSRTAACWCGSGEAYGGCHGV comes from the coding sequence ATGCGCCCCGACACGCCTGCCGACCACACGACCGAAGCCGAGCGTCTGCTCCGCACCGCGGCGCAGTACCCCGAGGACCACGAACCGCTGATCCTCCAGGCCGCGGCCCACCTGGAACTCGCGGGCGACCGCGCCCGCGCGAGCGCGCTCTACGACGACCTGCTCGCCGCCCCCGAGGCCACCGTCGACAACCCGCACCTGATCAAGGCCCTGAAGGCGGCCAACCTCTGGGAGTACGGTCACGAGGCCGAGGCCCGGGCGATCATCGACGGCATCCGTACGGCGGGCCCGCTGAACGCCGCGCCGTGGCAGGTGGCCGCGGAGACCCTGGAGGCGCACGACGAGCTGGAGTCGGCGCACGACTTCTTCTCGACCGCGCTGACCCTGCTGCTGGCCCCGGGCGAGGAGGTGCCGTACGCCACGCAGTCCCTGCTGACCGGCCGTCACCGGGTACGCAGGCTGATGGGCCTGGAGCACGACGCCTGGGACGAGCTGGCAGGCGAGCTGCACACGGCCGCGGTGCCCCTGGACGAGTTGCACGACCCGAAGCGCCTGTGGTCGCTGGGCTCCTCGGACCCGGTCGAGCTGAAGGCCGAGATCGCCCGCCTGCGCGCGGAGCTGGGTACCTACCGCACGGCGCTCTCCCGCCCGTTCCCGGTGGCCGTCCTGCACTGGCCGGAGAACGAACTGCGCGAACTGCTCACGGCGTACCCGGCGTTGACCGAGGAGTACGTGGACCGCGCGACCCACCTGGACCGCCTGGAGGCGTCCCTGCGCGACCTCCATGCGACGGGCACCCCGAACCTGGGCATCGTGACGGGCACGGTCCCGTCGTACGAGGCGTTCGCCGCCTCGGAGGCGGCGTCCCCGTCCGACCCGGGCCTCCTCCCCCAGTACGCCACGACCCTCGCCGCCCGAGGCCGCGCCATCCCCTGGCCCCCGTCCCGCACGGCTGCTTGCTGGTGCGGGTCGGGGGAGGCTTATGGGGGGTGCCACGGGGTCTGA
- a CDS encoding DUF3427 domain-containing protein, with product MPNDFSDKAPVAGLYESLITHRLARRMKQLDSAGWHSIEASVGTESTPHVLSRHIGTTVRRVLQGLTPAEQVMAANHILESLNTIEGATEWVDLVTDGPRQLLAVAEQEAPGVYAIRPATPLSETALITNSPEDPSLGFELRSELATADRVDLLCAFVKWHGLRVLEKSLSSARERGIPIRVLTTTYIGATERRALDRLVRDFGAEVKVNYELRSTRLHAKAWLFRRDSGFDTAYVGSSNLSKAALLDGLEWNVRLSSVATPSVIRKFEATFDAYWSEPAFESYDPARDAQRLDDALSRAGGSGRPGAASITLSGLEVRPYPHQRDMLERLEVERTVHDRHRNLLVAATGTGKTVMAALDYKRLRQTLGRDPRLLFVAHRKEILEQSLRVYQNVLIDANFGELLFSGELPDRWTHVFASIQSLATQALDRIAPDHFDVIVIDEFHHGTSPTYRKIMDHFQPRELLGLTATPERMDGLNIQDEFFDGRIAAEMRLWEALENELLSPFHYFGVTDNTDMSAVTWKRGAYDSTALSNLFTGNDARARLVVQAVKDKVTDPDSMRALGFCVSVAHAHFMADFFRRAGLNAVTLSGDTPALDRKAALNDLRSGALQVIFSVDLFNEGLDIPDVDTLLLLRPTSSATVFLQQLGRGLRRTEDKAVLTVLDFIGQHRKEFRFEEQFRALTNLTRNRLLDGIEQDFPQLPSGCQIILETKAKELIIDNIRAQIAVNVTQLAREVASYAKPRLADFLKESGRELKELYRGNGNSWTGLLRRAKLLDAVGPEGELPLLKRVSAFLHVDDPLRVAAYSKLLTDDAPAYDELSEQEQGYARMFFFSLWPLGGDFPNYQAGLDSLRPQHAFRDELRQALAHVLQQADHVPVPLLGAHAGIPLTIHASYSREEILPALGQAAVDGRKPGHFREGVKWCENIQTDALLVTLEKDEKDFSPETRYKDYALNDSLFHWESQNQTSEHSPTGVRYKTHKEKGTHVLLFVRRYKQTDIGGPQPWMLLGPAEYVKHTGSNPMAIEWKLFHQIPADVLTYSAIAAG from the coding sequence ATGCCCAACGACTTTTCGGATAAAGCGCCGGTTGCTGGGCTCTATGAATCACTCATCACACATCGGCTGGCCAGGCGGATGAAACAGCTCGACTCTGCGGGCTGGCACTCCATCGAAGCCTCAGTCGGCACAGAATCGACACCCCATGTCCTCTCCCGCCATATCGGCACCACGGTGCGTCGGGTGCTCCAAGGCCTCACCCCTGCCGAGCAGGTGATGGCGGCCAATCACATCCTGGAATCGCTCAATACGATCGAGGGCGCGACAGAGTGGGTCGACCTCGTTACCGATGGGCCGCGCCAGCTGTTGGCCGTCGCGGAGCAGGAAGCGCCCGGCGTGTACGCCATACGCCCAGCGACCCCACTGTCCGAAACGGCACTCATCACGAACTCTCCCGAGGACCCCAGTCTCGGTTTCGAGCTACGCTCCGAGCTGGCCACCGCCGACCGAGTCGACCTCCTCTGTGCATTCGTCAAGTGGCACGGACTCCGCGTCTTGGAGAAGTCCCTATCTTCGGCGCGCGAGCGGGGTATCCCCATCCGTGTACTCACGACGACGTACATCGGCGCGACCGAGCGCCGCGCTCTGGACCGGCTGGTGCGAGACTTCGGTGCCGAGGTGAAGGTCAACTACGAGCTTCGCTCGACCCGCCTTCACGCCAAAGCGTGGCTCTTCCGCCGTGACAGTGGATTCGACACGGCGTACGTCGGCAGCTCGAACCTTTCCAAGGCCGCCCTCCTTGATGGCCTCGAATGGAACGTTCGCCTCTCCTCAGTCGCGACGCCTTCGGTGATCCGCAAGTTCGAGGCGACCTTCGACGCCTACTGGAGTGAGCCGGCTTTCGAGTCGTACGACCCTGCCAGGGACGCGCAGCGGCTGGACGATGCCCTGTCCCGCGCTGGTGGCAGCGGCCGGCCCGGGGCTGCGAGCATCACCCTTTCCGGCCTGGAGGTACGCCCGTACCCACACCAGCGGGACATGCTCGAACGCCTCGAAGTTGAGCGCACGGTGCACGACCGACACCGCAATCTCCTCGTCGCAGCAACGGGGACCGGGAAGACTGTCATGGCGGCGTTGGACTACAAGCGTCTCCGGCAGACTCTCGGCCGCGACCCGCGCCTGCTATTCGTAGCGCATCGCAAGGAGATCCTGGAGCAGTCCCTGCGCGTCTACCAGAACGTTCTCATCGACGCGAACTTCGGTGAGTTGTTGTTCAGTGGTGAGCTTCCCGACCGATGGACCCACGTGTTCGCCAGCATCCAGTCCCTCGCGACGCAGGCTCTGGACCGTATCGCCCCGGATCACTTCGACGTCATCGTGATCGACGAGTTCCATCACGGCACGTCGCCCACTTACCGCAAGATCATGGACCATTTCCAGCCCCGGGAGCTCTTGGGGCTGACGGCGACCCCAGAACGCATGGATGGCCTGAACATCCAGGACGAGTTCTTCGACGGTCGAATCGCGGCGGAGATGCGGCTCTGGGAGGCGCTGGAGAACGAGCTGCTCAGCCCGTTCCACTATTTCGGCGTCACCGATAACACGGACATGAGCGCTGTCACATGGAAGCGTGGAGCCTACGACTCGACAGCGCTGAGCAACCTGTTCACGGGCAACGACGCACGGGCTCGGCTCGTCGTGCAAGCTGTGAAGGACAAGGTCACCGACCCTGACTCGATGCGCGCCCTGGGATTCTGCGTGTCGGTCGCGCACGCACACTTCATGGCCGACTTCTTCCGGCGGGCAGGCCTCAACGCGGTGACCCTGTCTGGTGATACTCCAGCACTCGACCGCAAGGCAGCACTTAATGACCTGCGCTCGGGGGCGCTCCAAGTCATCTTCTCCGTCGACCTGTTCAACGAGGGACTCGATATCCCCGACGTCGACACCTTGCTCCTACTGCGCCCCACCTCCAGCGCCACGGTCTTCCTCCAGCAGTTGGGCCGGGGATTGCGTCGAACCGAGGACAAGGCAGTCCTCACCGTCTTGGACTTCATCGGCCAGCACCGCAAGGAGTTCCGGTTCGAGGAACAGTTCCGCGCGCTGACGAACCTGACGCGCAACCGCCTCCTCGACGGCATCGAGCAGGACTTCCCGCAACTTCCTTCGGGCTGCCAGATCATCCTTGAGACGAAGGCCAAAGAACTGATCATTGACAACATCCGCGCGCAGATCGCGGTCAATGTCACGCAGTTGGCCCGCGAGGTCGCTTCCTACGCGAAACCCCGCCTTGCGGACTTCCTCAAAGAGAGCGGCCGGGAGCTCAAGGAGCTTTACCGAGGCAACGGCAACTCATGGACCGGTCTCTTGCGTCGAGCGAAGCTCCTGGATGCGGTCGGCCCTGAAGGCGAACTGCCCCTTCTCAAACGGGTTTCCGCCTTCCTGCACGTTGATGACCCGCTGCGCGTCGCGGCGTACAGCAAGTTGCTGACCGACGACGCTCCCGCCTATGACGAACTCAGCGAGCAGGAACAGGGGTACGCCCGCATGTTCTTCTTCTCGCTCTGGCCGCTGGGCGGAGACTTCCCCAACTACCAAGCTGGGCTGGACTCACTGCGTCCCCAGCATGCATTCCGGGACGAGTTGCGTCAGGCACTCGCTCACGTGCTGCAGCAGGCCGACCACGTACCCGTACCGCTCCTCGGGGCGCACGCCGGCATCCCGCTGACCATCCACGCTTCGTACAGCCGCGAAGAAATTCTCCCCGCACTGGGCCAGGCCGCAGTGGATGGTCGGAAGCCCGGGCACTTCCGAGAAGGCGTGAAGTGGTGCGAGAACATTCAGACTGATGCCCTGCTCGTCACCCTAGAGAAGGACGAGAAGGACTTCTCGCCCGAGACCCGTTACAAGGACTACGCCCTCAATGACTCCTTGTTTCACTGGGAGTCCCAGAACCAGACCTCGGAGCACTCACCCACCGGTGTCCGCTACAAGACCCACAAGGAGAAGGGCACTCACGTCCTGCTCTTTGTACGCCGATACAAGCAGACGGATATCGGTGGACCCCAGCCGTGGATGCTTCTGGGGCCAGCGGAGTACGTCAAGCACACGGGCAGCAACCCGATGGCGATCGAGTGGAAGCTCTTCCACCAGATTCCTGCCGACGTGCTGACCTACTCGGCAATCGCCGCCGGCTAA